Proteins encoded together in one Oncorhynchus nerka isolate Pitt River linkage group LG19, Oner_Uvic_2.0, whole genome shotgun sequence window:
- the LOC115147153 gene encoding trafficking protein particle complex subunit 13-like isoform X1 gives MEVNQAKQEHLLALKVMRLTKPTLFTNMPVTCEDRDLPGDLFDRLMKEDPSTIKGAEALMLGEMLTLPQNFGNIFLGETFSSYVSVHNDSSQVVKDILVKADLQTSSQRLNLSASNNAVTELKPESCVDDVIHHEVKEIGTHILVCAVSYTTQAGEKLYFRKFFKFQVLKPLDVKTKFYNAESDLSSVTDEVFLEAQIQNITTSSMFMEKVSLEPSMMYNVAELNTVEDEGTSTFGKMSYLQPMDTRQYLYCLKPKPEFAEKAGIIKGVTVIGKLDIVWKTNLGERGRLQTSQLQRMAPGYGDVRLSLEMIPDTVNLEEPFDITCKITNCSERTMDLVLEMCNTCSIHWCGVSGRQLGKVSPSASLALPLKLLSSVQGLQSISGLRLTDTFLKRTYEYDDVAQVCVVCPYMSRES, from the exons TGATGCGGTTAACAAAACCCACACTCTTCACTAACATGCCAGTGACGTGTGAAGATCGAGACCTCCCAG GAGATTTGTTCGATCGGCTCATGAAGGAGGATCCATCCACTATTAAAGGAGCAGAGGCTTTAATGCTGGGAGAGATGCTCACACTACCTCAGAACTTTGG AAATATTTTCCTTGGCGAGACCTTCTCAAGTTACGTTAGTGTGcacaatgacagcagccaggtggTCAAGGACATACTAGTCAAG GCAGACCTGCAGACCAGCTCTCAGAGGTTAAACCTATCAGCGTCCAACAACGCAGTCACAGAGCTGAAGCCTGAGTCCTGCGTTGATGATGTCATCCACCATGAAGTCAAAGAGATTGGGACTCACAT TTTGGTTTGTGCAGTCAGTTATACCACACAGGCTGGAGAGAAGCTGTACTTCAGGAAGTTCTTCAAATTTCAG GTTCTGAAGCCGCTCGACGTCAAAACCAAGTTCTACAATGCAGAG AGTGACCTCAGTTCTGTG ACAGACGAGGTGTTCCTGGAGGCCCAGATCCAGAACATCACCACGTCGTCCATGTTCATGGAGAAAGTGTCCCTGGAGCCCTCCATGATGTACAACGTCGCCGAGCTCAACACCGTGGAGGACGAAGG AACGTCTACATTTGGGAAGATGTCTTACTTGCAGCCCATGGACACGCGCCAGTATCTCTACTGTCTGAAGCCCAAGCCAGAGTTTGCAGAGAAGGCGGGCATCATCAAGGGCGTGACGGTGATCGGCAAACTGGACATTGTGTGGAAGACCAACTTAGGAGAAAGAGGAAGGCTGCAGACAAGCCAGCTACAGAGAATG GCTCCAGGTTACGGAGACGTCAGGCTATCGCTGGAGATGATCCCAGACACCGTCAACCTGGAGGAACCCTTCGACATCACCTGTAAAATCACCAACTGCAG tGAGAGGACCATGGACCTGGTGCTGGAGATGTGTAACACCTGCTCCATCCACTGGTGTGGTgtatcagggagacagctaggcaAAGTCAGCCCCAGTGCCTCACTCGCTTTGCCCCTcaaactcctctcctctgtccagggACTGCAG AGTATATCCGGCCTGAGACTAACCGACACATTTCTGAAGAGGACGTATGAATACGATGACGTTGCACAGGTGTGTGTGGTCTGTCCATACATGAGCCGGGAGAGCTAA
- the LOC115147153 gene encoding trafficking protein particle complex subunit 13-like isoform X2: MEVNQAKQEHLLALKVMRLTKPTLFTNMPVTCEDRDLPGDLFDRLMKEDPSTIKGAEALMLGEMLTLPQNFGNIFLGETFSSYVSVHNDSSQVVKDILVKADLQTSSQRLNLSASNNAVTELKPESCVDDVIHHEVKEIGTHILVCAVSYTTQAGEKLYFRKFFKFQVLKPLDVKTKFYNAETDEVFLEAQIQNITTSSMFMEKVSLEPSMMYNVAELNTVEDEGTSTFGKMSYLQPMDTRQYLYCLKPKPEFAEKAGIIKGVTVIGKLDIVWKTNLGERGRLQTSQLQRMAPGYGDVRLSLEMIPDTVNLEEPFDITCKITNCSERTMDLVLEMCNTCSIHWCGVSGRQLGKVSPSASLALPLKLLSSVQGLQSISGLRLTDTFLKRTYEYDDVAQVCVVCPYMSRES; this comes from the exons TGATGCGGTTAACAAAACCCACACTCTTCACTAACATGCCAGTGACGTGTGAAGATCGAGACCTCCCAG GAGATTTGTTCGATCGGCTCATGAAGGAGGATCCATCCACTATTAAAGGAGCAGAGGCTTTAATGCTGGGAGAGATGCTCACACTACCTCAGAACTTTGG AAATATTTTCCTTGGCGAGACCTTCTCAAGTTACGTTAGTGTGcacaatgacagcagccaggtggTCAAGGACATACTAGTCAAG GCAGACCTGCAGACCAGCTCTCAGAGGTTAAACCTATCAGCGTCCAACAACGCAGTCACAGAGCTGAAGCCTGAGTCCTGCGTTGATGATGTCATCCACCATGAAGTCAAAGAGATTGGGACTCACAT TTTGGTTTGTGCAGTCAGTTATACCACACAGGCTGGAGAGAAGCTGTACTTCAGGAAGTTCTTCAAATTTCAG GTTCTGAAGCCGCTCGACGTCAAAACCAAGTTCTACAATGCAGAG ACAGACGAGGTGTTCCTGGAGGCCCAGATCCAGAACATCACCACGTCGTCCATGTTCATGGAGAAAGTGTCCCTGGAGCCCTCCATGATGTACAACGTCGCCGAGCTCAACACCGTGGAGGACGAAGG AACGTCTACATTTGGGAAGATGTCTTACTTGCAGCCCATGGACACGCGCCAGTATCTCTACTGTCTGAAGCCCAAGCCAGAGTTTGCAGAGAAGGCGGGCATCATCAAGGGCGTGACGGTGATCGGCAAACTGGACATTGTGTGGAAGACCAACTTAGGAGAAAGAGGAAGGCTGCAGACAAGCCAGCTACAGAGAATG GCTCCAGGTTACGGAGACGTCAGGCTATCGCTGGAGATGATCCCAGACACCGTCAACCTGGAGGAACCCTTCGACATCACCTGTAAAATCACCAACTGCAG tGAGAGGACCATGGACCTGGTGCTGGAGATGTGTAACACCTGCTCCATCCACTGGTGTGGTgtatcagggagacagctaggcaAAGTCAGCCCCAGTGCCTCACTCGCTTTGCCCCTcaaactcctctcctctgtccagggACTGCAG AGTATATCCGGCCTGAGACTAACCGACACATTTCTGAAGAGGACGTATGAATACGATGACGTTGCACAGGTGTGTGTGGTCTGTCCATACATGAGCCGGGAGAGCTAA